Proteins from one Cicer arietinum cultivar CDC Frontier isolate Library 1 chromosome 3, Cicar.CDCFrontier_v2.0, whole genome shotgun sequence genomic window:
- the LOC101505632 gene encoding uncharacterized protein isoform X1 — protein sequence MGAVTSSMAAKFAFFPPNPASYGIGVDEATGKNKITGVDTRENVDVLKLCTKRGNNIVALYIRNTSASLTLLYSHGNAADLGQMYELFSELSVHLRVNLLCYDYSGYGQSSGKPSEQNTYADIEAAYKCLVEMYGTKEEDIILYGQSVGSGPTTDLASRLPNLRAVILHSPILSGLRVMYPVKRTYWFDIYKNIDKIPLVNCPVLVIHLMM from the exons ATGGGAGCTGTGACGTCATCAATGGCGGCGAAGTTCGCTTTCTTTCCGCCGAATCCTGCTTCTTACGGAATCGGAGTTGATGAAGCTACGGGGAAGAATAAGATAACTGGAGTTGATACTAGGGAAAACGTCGACGTTTTGAAGCTTTGTACCAAGAGAGGGAATAACATAGTTGCGTTGTATATAAGAAACACTTCGGCTTCTCTAACACTTCTTTATTCTCATGGAAACGCTGCTGATCTAGGTCAGATGTACGAGTTGTTCAGTGAACTCAGTGTTCATCTCCGAGTTAACCTTTTGTG ttatgaCTATTCTGGGTATGGTCAGTCATCTGGGAAG CCTAGTGAGCAGAACACTTATGCAGATATAGAAGCTGCTTATAAATGTTTGGTAGAAATGTATGGGACCAAAGAAGAAGATATTATTCTGTATGGACAATCTGTTGGTAGTGGTCCGACTACAGATTTGGCTTCTCGTTTACCCAACCTTAGAGCTGTCATTCTCCATAGTCCTATCTTATCTGGCCTTCGAGTCATGTATCCGGTGAAGCGGACTTACTGGTTTGACATTTATAAG aACATTGATAAAATTCCCTTGGTAAATTGTCCTGTTCTTGTAATTCAT